ATTTTCTTCCGAAACACCAACATCCCCACATACAACTTTACAACTACTACAAACACTTGGACAAAACACAAACTTGTATCCAATGTCCCTAACTTTCTCAATTCTAAACCAATTGTTCACCGTAGCCACCCCCGGTTGCCCAACCACACCGCCACTCCTCACGTAATACTTTCGCCCTGCAGCCACAACTTCATTAGGATTACTATAATTACCTCCAACACTACCATTACTAATCCTCCATACAGTAGATTGGACACATATTGTTGCCGCATTAAACACAATATTGAGATCACTTGATAAGGCTATTATAGAGTTTTGTTTGGAGTCAAGTGGTAAGAACCTAAGAGAAAAGCCTCTTGAAAGTTGGTTGTTTACTTGTATGACAAAAGGAGGGC
The sequence above is drawn from the Erigeron canadensis isolate Cc75 chromosome 4, C_canadensis_v1, whole genome shotgun sequence genome and encodes:
- the LOC122598389 gene encoding miraculin-like — its product is MKFKLLIPTLLCTFLSSSFYIASPQALHTTINTTASTIATTPFDSDGHEVQQGSKYYISPVGSNNDNGGGSDGGGGLALASRDGFCPPFVIQVNNQLSRGFSLRFLPLDSKQNSIIALSSDLNIVFNAATICVQSTVWRISNGSVGGNYSNPNEVVAAGRKYYVRSGGVVGQPGVATVNNWFRIEKVRDIGYKFVFCPSVCSSCKVVCGDVGVSEENGNKWLALHDQPFLFTFKKA